The sequence below is a genomic window from Roseivirga misakiensis.
ACCTCTATCTTCATACTGGAAGAAAGCGTTAGATCTTAAATTCCAATCCTGAATCTTAGTCACATATGTTAAACGGAAAGAAGAAGTGATTGCAGTGAAGTCACTGTAACCTCTACTTAATGAACCAGTTCCTGGAACACCTTGATTTGCTAGATATCCAATGTCTTGGAATTGTCTAGAGTAATCTTGCCAAGTATCCATACCGAAACGACCTTCAGCAGTTAATCCTTCAACAATGTCATACTTAACGTTTACTGATCCGATAAATCTCTTACGAGTTCTTTCGTTTCTGTTATTTGTTAAGATATAGAATGGGTTGAATTCTGAAGTAGGCGAGAATCTGTTCGCATTGTAGTTGAATGGAGAACCATCTTCTTCGTTTGGCGCGAAGAAATCCGCACTAGGATCAGCAATAGTTAAAGTTCTGATACTAGGTGTTACATTGTCTTGCTCATCTTGGATAAATCTCAAAGATGAAGAAAGCTTTAATTTCTCACCGATATATTGATCTGACTGCACAGTAATGTTATAACGCTGGTTACCGTCATAAAAGTCTACACCACCAGTTCTATCTTGGTATTCAGCTGATACCGCAAGGTTACCAGTAGCTCCTCTTGTACTTAGTCTCATGTACTGAGTAAAGAATGTACTACCTGTAAATAGGTCATTGATATGATCTCTGTAGCGAGGGAATTCGTTATCAGAAATTAGGTCTGGATCATCCTGAGCAGTTCCAGTGTTATCCAATTGGAAATCACCAGTTGCTGGATCGATCAAGAAAGGATGATATCTAGCCTTTTCAATGTTTCTGCTTTTGTAAACACTTTCGTTACCATACTCAGTTCTTAATAAGAATTGAGTTGAACCTGGAGCAATTTTATCACCTCTTTTAGAGAATAATTGGATTACACCGTTAGCAGCTCTTGATCCGAATAATGTAGCAGCAGAAGCACCTTTCAATACCTCATAACGCTCAATATCCTGAAGGTTAATGTCTGAAAGACTACCTTCAATTAACACACCATCCAATACGATTAGTGGACTGTTGTTACCTGATAAAGTAGAAGCACCTCTGATTTGAATTTGAGGACCAGCACCAGGAACGTTGCTTGGCTGTACACGTACACCAGCAATTTTACCAGCTAGGGCAGAACCAGCATCTGTAGCCGGTACTTGCTTAATTACCTTCTCACCTACAGAACTTACTGTAAATGGAAGTTTTTTCACTGGAGTAGCTGCTGCCACACCTGTTACTACAACCTCTCCTAAAGAAGTCGCATCTGGAACCATAATCACATTGTACACTGATTGATTAGGTACAAGTTTGATTTCTTGGTCAACGTAACCTAGGTAACTGAATACTAAGGTTCCGCCTGATGCAGGCACTTCGAGTCGGTATTCACCATCCTGATTGGTAGGTGTACCTTCAAAAGTACCTTTCAACTGAATAGTAACCTGAACAAGTGGAAGTCCGTCATCTGAACCTGTCACTTTTCCAGTTACTGTCCTGTTCTGCGCAAATGCAACGGTAGTTAAACCCGCCAACATAAGCATGACACAAGTCAGTAAAATTCTCTTCATTTTGCTTTCGTTTTAGTTTAATTGATGAAAAATTAATTTGCTTAGAACTCCAAACATAAAAGAAAATGTCATCAAATAATAATAATTGCAAAATAAATTTGATGCCCTGAATCACCTCAGAATCTTTGTTTTTCTGTGTTTAAACCCTTTTTTAATGTATTTAAGAATTTTGTTTGGTTGAGTAAGGGTAAACCATTTCTGAGGAAATCCGTAGTGTTAAAGGATGTTAAAAACCTAGTCGATCCTAATTCTTTTTATCGACATTGTTAATAATCTCTATTTTAATTAATTATTAAGTTTTCAGATTGTCTTATTTCAAGACATTAACAATTTTGAACTCGATTCGGCGATTCATTTCTCGCTCTTTTGGTGTATTCCCAGTTGTTAAAGGGTAGTCTTCTCCATAACCCGCAAAAACCAAATTTTCTTTGGGAACCCCTTTTTCGATAAAATATCGGTAAACTGACCTTGCTCGGTCTCTTGATAAGGCCAAATTCTCCTTTTCACCTCCAATTCCATCCGTATGACCTCCTATTTCTACCACTATCTTTTTATTAGCCTTCAGGAAGGTCAAAACCTCATTGAGGGTAGGTTCACTTTCGGGTTTTATTTCGGCACTATTGAAGTCAAAATAGATGTTACCGAAGTCGAAGGTCTCGCCTACATTTAACGGGTTCAATAAGACCTCTCCCTTTGGCAGCCTTTTCAATTCATCTTCGGTGAATTCTACTGATGCATAACCGCTGGCTGATACCCTGATTGATGAATTATTGGATTCAAGAAAAGTCAGAAAAGCACCTGTCAAACTATCACTTGTCATTATGATATCCTCAGAGACTTGCAACGTTGCAGCTAAAGGAGCTCTAGAATTTGCATCTAATACGCGACCTGATATGTAGTCTATTTTATTATCAGCTAAAACAGCCTTAGGCACCTTAAATCGATTGATCTCTATTCGCCCATTGGAAAGTCCAGAACTGTAATATGCCCAACCATCAGGGCTGAATGTGTAACCGATTTGATCGAAGGCATTATTGATGGGAAAACCAAGGTTCTTTGGGAGTGACCAACTCCCGCCTTCCCAAGTAGAAGAATATAAATCGTAACCTCCCATACCTACTCTTCCGGTTGAGGCAAAAATTAGCGTTTTCTGATCGAGGTATATATAAGGAGAGGAGTCGTCATAAACTGTATTAATTTGAGGCCCTAGATTTTTCGCCTGCCCCCAACCTCGAATACTTTTTTCACTCACCCAAATATCTAGCTTACCGACTCCTCCTTTTCTGCTGCTAACGAAAAATAGCTTTTTTCCGTCACGTGAAAGAGAAGGCTGCGAGTCCCAATCCGGACTGTTGACTTTATCATTAAGCAGTTCTGGTGCGCTCCATTCGTCACCAATAGCATAACTCACGTAAAGGTCACAGCTTCCAATATTGCCTGGGATATTACAGGCCGAATAAACCAAAGTAGAACCATCTGCCGAAATTGAGGCCGTCCCTTCATTCCTATCGGTATTGATTTTATAAGAAATTTGTTCTGGCTTTTTCCAACGAGTACCTAACCATTCACTTTGGTAGATATTCTCATCTCCTCTTCCATTTTTCTCCCTCACAATGAAGACTAATTTGTTATCGGCAGTGACGGTTGGAAAATATTGCTTCTGAAACTCGTTTAACGGAGCAGGTAATCTTTCAAAATTTATATCCAATTTCCTAGATGACTCGGCTAAAGCAAAATCAATGGACGCCGAGATTAACTGAAACTCAATGTCAGGGAATTTGTAAATCTCCCCCTCAATTTTTGAAATACTGGTTTTGGCCTCTTTATATTGACCACCTTCAAAGAATACTTTGGATTGGTCTATCAGTATTCGGTTTGAAAACCTCCGCTCTAACTCCTCTTTGTATTGAGATAAAACTCCAAGGGAACCTTCTAGATCATTCTTCCGCAAAAGAATCTGATGCAAGAGTAAAATAGCCTCGTCAAAGCTTTTGTCCTTCTTGATCGCCAAACGCGCTGACTCTTCTGCTCTTGCTACATTTCCAATCTGGCTAAGACTAAGTGCCTCTTTGTAAAAGGATAGAGCCTTTTTGTTTTTTGAATGCAGATTTTGAGCGGATAATGTTCCGCATATGAAAAGGAATATTAAAAAAAGGTAGGCTTTCAACACTAAGGAATATTCATAAACTTATGTGTTTGTAGCGAAATTTTCCACTGAGGGTTGTCTTTTACGTAACTTATTATTTCTGGCAACATACTTTCCGACTTATCCCATTCTGGTTGTAGATATAGCAAACAATCGGGTTTTACTCGCGCTGCGTGCTCTTCAGCCCATTTAAAGTCACTCTTGTTATAAACCACAACCTTTAACTCATCTGCCACTTCGTAGAATTCGGCTCTCGGCTTCATGAATTTCTTCGGAGAAAAACATATCCAATCCCAATCTCCACTCAATGGATGTGCTCCTGATGTTTCGACATTAGTCTGTAAACCAGAAAATCGCAATGCGCTAGTTAATTCGTTTAAATCGTACATTAATGGTTCTCCACCAGTAATAACGGATAAACGTGTAGGCGATTTCAATACATTTCCTACAATCTCTTCTACCGATTGTTCTGGCCATTTACCAGCCTCCCAAGACTCTTTAACATCGCACCAAACGCAACCTACGTCGCACCCGCCCAATCGAATAAAATATGCTGAATTACCAGAGAAGTGACCTTCCCCTTGTATCGTATAGAATGCTTCCATTACCGGAAGCTTAGCTTGTTTTTCTACCATCTTCAATTTTTTAGAGCAGGTGTTGAAACTGCTATTGTGAACTAGGCTAAATCAATTTTTGACTTGCCAAATAAGTATTCCAAAGTAATGAAGCGATCGTCATCGGCCCAACGCCACCAGGAACAGGTGTAATAAAACTACATTTCGGTGCTACTTCATCAAATCTCACATCGCCTTTTAGCTTAAACCCTGATTTTGTTTCAGTAGATGGTACTCTATGAATACCAACATCGATAACAATGGCACCTTCTTTTACCATTTCTTCTGTCACGAAACCTTCACGTCCGATAGCAACTATTAGAATATCGGCTTGGCTAGTAATTTCTGCTAAATTCTGTGTCCTGCTATGACATAATGTTACTGTTGCGTTTCCCGGCGATGAATTCCTCGACATTAAAACACTAATTGGGGTGCCTACCGTATGACTTCTACCAATAACAACACAATTTTTCCCTGATGTTTCGATACCATTTCTTTCCATAAGCAGCATCATACCTTTCGGTGTGGCAGGAAGTAATGTAGGTAAGTCCAAAAGCATTTTACCAAGATTTGACGGATGAAAACCATCAACATCTTTCTCAGGCAAGATTGCCTCTACCACTTTGTGCTCATCAATCTGTTTTGGTAACGGTACTTGAACAATGAAACCATCAATCTCTGGGTCATTATTCAGCTTATCAACGGTTGCCAAAACCTCTTCTTCTGAGGTGTTTTCTGGCAGGTGGATCAAAGTAGAACCAAAACCAATTTGCTGACAAGCTTTCACTTTTGCATTAACATAGGTTTTACTAGCTCCGTCTTCACCAACCAGAACTGCTGCCAAATGGGGAACTTTGCCACCGTTGGCTTCAATTTCCTTTACTTTATCCGCCAATTCATCCTTGATAGACTTTGCGGTGGCTTTTCCGTCTAATAATTCCATAGCAGTTGGTTTATTAATCTAACTTGAGTACGGCCATGAAGGCTTCTTGTGGTATTTCCACATTACCTACTTGACGCATCCTCTTTTTACCTTTTTTCTGTTTTTCAAGAAGCTTCCGCTTACGACTAATATCGCCGCCATAACACTTCGCTAAAACGTTTTTACGAAGTGCTTTTACAGTTTCTCGAGCGATAATTTTAGTACCTATAGATGCCTGAATAGCGATTTCAAACATTTGACGAGGTAAAAGCTCTCTGAGTTTTTCACACAAACGCTTACCCCAGTCATAAGCCTTGTCTCTATGAACAATAGCTGAAAGTGCATCCACTGTTTCACCATTTAACATTACATCCAACTTCACCAAGTTTGATTGTCTAAACCCAATGAGTTCATAGTCCAATGAAGCATATCCTCTGGAAATGGTCTTCAACTTATCGAAGAAGTCAAATACTATTTCTGCTAATGGCATTTCGAAAGTCAATTCAACTCGACTTGACGTTAAATAGACTTGATTCTTAATCTCTCCACGTTTATCAATACATAAGCTGATTATTGGCCCTACATATTCCGCTTTTGAGATAATCTGTGCTCTGATAAAAGGCTCTTCTAAATGTGCAGTAGCATTTGCCTCTGGCAATTCGGATGGGGCATTTACCATTTGTACGGAGCCATCAGTCATAATCGCATGAAATTGCACAGATGGAACGGTAGTGATCACCGTCATATCAAATTCTCGCTCAAGCCTTTCCTGAACAATTTCTAAATGTAGCATTCCCAGAAACCCACAACGGAAACCAAAACCAAGCGCAGCTGATGTTTCTGGTTCCCAAACAAGTGATGCGTCATTGAGCTGAAGCTTTTCCATGGACGCACGCAATTCTTCGAACTCAGATGTTTCTACAGGGTAGATACCGGCAAAAACCATCGGTTTTACATCTTCAAAGCCTTTGATTAGCTCTTGCGTCGGGTTTTCGACATGGGTTATGGTATCACCAACTTTAACCTCTTTTGCCACTTTGATACCCGAAATCAAATAGCCCACATTACCAGCGCTAATTTCCTCTTGCGGGTCTTGTTTCAGTCTCAAAATACCAATTTCATCGGCATTATATGTCTTTCCTGTGTTAACGAACTTAATCCTATCACCTTTCTTAATAGAGCCATTAAAAACTCTAAATATTACTTCAATACCTCGATAAGAATTAAAGACTGAATCGAAGATCATCGCCTGAAGTGGTTCATCAGGATTGCCTTTTGGTGCTGGCACTTTTTCAATAATGGCAGCTAAAATATCATCAATCCCGATCCCTTCTTTTCCACTAGCATGGATAACGTCATCTGGCGAACAGCCTAGTAGTTCGACTACTTGATCAGTCATCTCTTCTGGCATGGCACCAGGTAAATCAATCTTATTCAGAACAGGGATAATTTCTAAATCATGTTCAAGCGCTAAATATAGATTAGAGATTGTTTGGGCCTCTACACCTTGAGAAGCATCTACAATGAGCAATGCTCCTTCGCAAGCAGCTATAGATCGAGACACTTCATAGGAAAAATCTACGTGACCCGGGGTATCAATAAGATTTAATGTGTACTGTTCACCTTTATACACATAGTCCATTTGTATAGCATGAGACTTTATGGTTATGCCCCGCTCACGCTCCAAATCCATATCATCCAATAATTGGGCTTGCATATCTCTATCACTCACCGCCCCAGTACTCTGAAGTAGCCGATCGGCCAAGGTACTCTTACCGTGGTCAATGTGTGCGATTATGCAGAAATTTCGAATTTTATCCATGCTTTCTTAAAGAAGTGCAAAAATAGAAAAAAGCCGATCATTTGCTTTGAAGAGATAAGCATTAATTTTGCGCATATGTTATTGGCAGAGAGAAAAAAACAACAAAATATTTCGCAATACATCATTTACATGTATCAGACTGAATTGTTAATCAGAAATTTCGAGTTTGATTTGAGCCAAATTCAAAATGAAATAGTCAACAAGATTCCAGCAGAAACATTAGATGAAAAAGGCAAGCTAGCAGAAATAGACTGGTATAGAGGCCTAATAAAATCAATGAAAGAAGAAGGCCTAGAAAAAACTGGTCATTTACGAGCTGTTCAAGAACTTGTGAAAGAACTTTCTGACCTAAGTTTAAACCTGCTCACCGAAGACCCTGATTATCAGGTTATATTTAATGCTGCAAGGCCGGCTATAAGGGAAAACATCATTGCCTCTGACGGCAATATTTCTGACCCAATTCAAGCATGTCTGAACGGTGTTTTCGGTTTGCTAATCGCAAGGATGAAAGATGAGCAAGTATCAGAGGAAGAAATGGCGAAAATCGAACATTTCGGCAATGTACTTTCTTACTTGAGCCACAAAAGAAAAGTATCTAATTAACATAGGTAAAGTCAGCTGTTCCCATTTAGAAAACTCCCGTTAGTACTATAAATTCTTTTCTTCTGACTATTAAAGTCTTGGAACAAAGTATTTATGGGGATTATAAGACGCTTTGAGCAAAACGTATCCAGACAATTGCATTGTGCCGTCGCAGCGAGTGCTTTGTTCATCTTTTTAACGACTGCTATTCAAGCCCAGGTCATTGAAAAAGCTTATATCTCAACAGATAAAGATATTTACGCACCAGAGGATACCATCTGGTTTAAGGGCTATGTCTTTGACCAATTCAACTCAATTTCCGATAGCAGCTTAGCCTTTCATTTGATCCTCGTCAATGTAGATGGGATAAAGATCAGTAGATCTTCTTGGGCATTGAATGGAGGAGTAACCGATGGCTTCTTGATTGCTCCAGAAAACGAAGGCAGGTTTAGAATAAAGGCGATCAGTGGGCAAATGATAGGATCAAGAACTGATCAGTCATTTGAAAAAGACATCTATGTGCGTTCGGATCTTGCAGATGAAATCGAAGTTCAAGCCTTTCCAAATTTCGAGACCTACAACTATTCAGGTAATAACTCTATAGATATTTTCACACGGTATTCTGCAAATAATGCCGCCCCAGAAGTCAAATTAACTTATCAACTCCTTTCTGGAGAGGATCAAATAAAAAAAGGCAGGCTCAAGACTACCCAAGACGGGAAAGTCACACTAGACCTTCAAAATATCAAGCAGGAATACACCGACCTGAGGCTTGTTATCGAAAGCGAAGATAAAAGGCTTTCTAAGCCTGTCAAATTGACTCTTCCCATCCAAAAAACTCAACCTAAAATAGATTTACAGTTCTTTCCAGAAGGAGGAGATTTGATTAAAAACACTGTTTCCAAAGTGGCTTTCAAAGCGATAAATGAAAACGGCATTCCCATAGACTTCAAGGGTCTAATTATCGACAGTAATGGTAAAATTGTGGCGGCGGCCGAAAGTTATTACAAGGGTACAGGGTCCTTCAATTTAAAACCTGAAAATGGCAAAGAGTACTTCTTCAAAATTAATTCGCCTTTCAAAATCGATTCTCTTTATAAGTTACCATCTGCAAAACAATCTGGTGTTTCCCTAAGCATTACAGACGAACAAAAAGATGGTAAACAATACGCTATTGTAAAAGCAAGCAATGACCTAGTAGGTAAAAATGGAAAACTATTAATCACCAAAAACAATCAGGTGATCAGCAATTCTGACTTTATATTTTCTGGGCAAGAAAACTGGGAAGTGGCATATGAAAATTTAGGAGTCGGCACATTTAGCTTCAAGGTACTTAATCAAAACAATGATCCATTGGCTGAAAGACTTTTTTTCTCCAATGTTAAACAACAGCTCAACGTGAATTTAAGTACTAACAAAGCCGAATATGAGGCACGTGAAAAAGTTGAGGCTAAAATTCGGGTTACCGATTATAATGGCAACCCAGTTGTAGGGAATTTCTCTTTTACTGTATTCGATTATACAAGGAATGGTAATCCTTTGCCAGATCAACCAAACCTACTTGCCCAAATACTGTTAACCTCTGAACTTAAGGGCCATATACCAACACCTAATTTTTACTTTTCAAAGGACGCTAAGGCTATAAAAGCACTCGACTTAGTGATGCTTACCAATGGCTGGAGAAAACATACTCCAAGCTCCATAGTGGACATAGAAGGACTTTATGGGAAATTAATCTATAAGAACATTAAAAGAAAGCCTTTAAAAAACAGGGATGTCTATTTCTCATCTGTAAAAAGTGGTGGTATTGAGACGTTTAAAACAGATGAAAAAGGCTTTTTCAGGATCAGTTCGACTTACTTAAAAAACAGAGGAGATTCTTTCCTCATATTTACCGGAATTAGGAATAAAAAGGATCAACCTGGTTTATCACTAATTGATGACGTTAGACTTGAAAAACTAAAATTCTTTGATGACCTACTTCAAGCTAGACCTACCCTCACTGAAAGCCTCGCTCTACATGAAAAGTCAAATAAAATAAGACCGGATAAATTTCAAAATACTATTCTTTTAAACTCAGTAACAGTAGAAGCATCACGGACCAAAAAAGAATTTGTGGGCAGTTGCCCCTTAGAGTCATTTCATTTTGAGGATCCGTGGACAACCAAAAAAATTGAAGACCTCGACACAAAAAACAAAGATATTTTATCACTTCTTAAACAAGTCGGCTATATAAAGAAATTTCAAAACCTTTATGATTGGAATCACTGGCGTACACCCAACAAGCCTACCTCTGGTGTGCTAGGGCTTTATACCGATGTCCTTGTTGGTGAGTTAAACAACAAAAGAACTGTCCCATTCCAAATCTATCTCAATTGCGAACCAGTGAATAAAATCGACCTGTTTTTTGACTACTTAAATTTCGATATGGATGAAGGGAATTTTCATGCAAAGTATTCTATTGAAAGAATTGATACGGACTTTATAGAATCTATTTCCATCAACAAAACACATATAGAACCACCTATTGAATATTTAACACGTCAAAGACTCACGGAATATTTTGCATCTATTCAATGGCCTATTGTCCAGATTAACACGCTTTATGATGAGGTAGTATATAAGCCCATTTTCACCAGTAAGATCGATTATACGATCTTTAAAAACTTCACCACTGATTTTTACTCTCCAGTTTACTCAACAGAGAAACAAAAAAAGGATCCTGTCCCGGACTTGAGAACAACCATCCATTGGCAAGCCAACGTGATCACCAATGAAAATGGGGAAGCTAACATCTCCTACTTTAACGCTGACCGTCCCAATGAAATCAAAATAACAGTCGAAGGGGTCGATGGCTACAGCAGATTGGGGTTTGAAACCAAATCTTACAAGGTACTAGAAGGGTCATTAACGGAAGGAGGTGATAATGATGATTAGCAGGTTTATACTCTTAACAGCATTCTTTTTTATCGGTCATGTAAGTTTTACACAGGTAGTCGAAAAAAGCCATCTCAGTACCGATAAAGATATTTATGCACCTCAAGACACTATCTGGTTTAAGGGATATAGTTTCAATATACTCAATCAGCTTTCGGAAGCCAGTTTAGCACTTCACGTACTGATGGTGGACGGTGAAGGCAATAAAAAGACAAATACTAGCTGGGAATTAACCGATGGAATCACCGATGGATACTTGGTCGCTCCAAAACTCGAAGGTAAATATCGAATAATAGCGGTGACGGGTCAAATGATCGGCAGTCCTATGGAGCAAACTTTCACAAAAGACATATTCGTTCGTTCCGAAATAGCTGATGAAATTGAGGTGCTCGCATTTCCACAGTTTGAAACTTACATCGCCGATGGTGAAAATGCCATTGACATTTTCACCCGATACTCCACTAACAATGAAGCCCCAGAGGTAAAATTATCCTACACCATTCTTTCTAATGGCCAATCGATTAAAAAAGGGAGACTAAAGACTTCTACTGAAGGAAAAGTGACCCTCAATATTGAAAAGCTCAAAAAGGACATTGGAACTGAATTCAGCCTCCTAATCGAAAGTGATGACAAAAGACTAACCAAACCTATTAAGCTCACTGTTCCTGTTGCGGTTCAGTCCAAAAATATCGATCTGCAATTCTTCCCTGAAGGTGGAGAACTGATCGCTGGAATGGTCAATAAAGTCGCCTATAAAGCAATCGATCAAAATGGGGAGGCCTTTGATCTAAAAGGAGTGATTTTAGATGACAAAGGAAAAATGGTCGCAGCAAGCGAAAGCTTTTATCAAGGCATGGGTAGTTTCGATTTGCTTCCCGATACTAATTCATCCTACTTCTTCAAAGTAACTGGACCTGTTAAAATTGACTCGCTCTACAAACTTCCACGGGTCGAAAAATCAGGAATACAATTGAGTATCAAACAACTGAGCGATTCTTCTAAGAGGTATGCCTTCGTAAAACCCACAGCTGATCTACATGGTCAAAAAGGCAAGTTTGTCATTGCTAAAAGTGATAAGATCATTAGCTCGATCGAATTCACATTCTCCGAACAGGAATATTGGCAAATCGCCTCAGAAAATCTGGGTGTTGGGGTTTATAATCTTAGGGTAACTGACGCAAACGACAAACCGATCGCAGAACGGTTATTATTTGCCAACTCGGATAGTCAGCTTGATATCAATGTTCAAACTGATAAAAAAGCCTATTCAGCCAGAGAACTTGTTGAGGCTAAAATCACAGTCAAAGACAAATATGGCCTACCCGTACAAGGTAACTTCTCTTTCGCAGCGATAGACGCTATAAGAACTCAAAGCCCATCACCTGATCAGCCCAATTTACTAGCACAAATTCTCCTAACATCAGATTTGAGAGGCAGTATACCAACGCCAAACTTCTATTTTACTTCTGATAGAAAAGCCGAAGCGGCACTCGATTTAGTAATGCTAACCAATGGATGGAGACGCTATGTTCCGAGTACTATTATTGATAGCGAGGGATTGGCTGGTAGCTTGCACAAAACCAATAGAAAGCGAAAGTTATTGACTGACCGTGAGGTTGTTTTAACTTCTTTAAAAAGTGGTGGCATAGATTATTTTAAAGTAGACAGTTCTGGTCTATTCAAAATCCCATCTTCATACTTGAGAGCAAAAGGAGACTCATTTCTGATATTCTCCGAAAGAAGGAATGAGAAAGATAAATTCAGCCTAATACCAAACCAAGACAAACGAATTGCCAAAGACAAAGCACTATTCGGATATACCCAAGGAGTTTTAAAAGCAGGCCTTCAACAAGATCTAAGGCTATATGAAAAAGCTTTCAAACTTAGACCTGATCGTTTTCAAAATACGCTACTCCTGAATTCTGTAGTCGTGGAAGGAAAAAGCTTACTACCTGATGGGACTTGCAAATTGGAAGATTATCATAATCAATGGCCCTGGTATACAAAAACTCGAGAAGAGTTAAATCTCGGCGACTATGGCATAGTTGATTTAGTAACGCAAGTTAACCCATATGAAACCGTCGGTGGTTTTGGAGACGCCATTTTCAGTAGAACAAAATTGTATGGTACGTGGCCTATGAGGGTATATATAAACTGTGTACCTATACCAAGAATCGAATACAGAATGATAAGAGTCAGCAGTGGGCCAGCAAGAGAAATAACTCAAGTCAATACTGATAACGCTGATAGAAACGGCAAAGCCGTTGAAGAACAAGAGCCGTGGGGAAGCACACTTGGTCCGATGAATTCGAGCGATTATTTTGTTAGGGAAAGGGAATACAACTTCGCTAAAACGGTAAACAGGATTGATCTTCGAAACATTGAGTCAATTTCTATCAATACGACTACACAAATACTCACTCGGATGGATCATGAGCAGAACGTTTTTCCAATTCTAAATATAAACACCATCAATGATCAGCTTATTTATAAGCCAATTTTCGATATGAAGTACTTCCATAGTACTTACCAACACTACACTATAGAATTTTACTCTCCAGTTTACGCAACAGAGAAACAAAAAAATGATCCCGTCCCGGACCTTAGGACAACAATCTTTTGGCAGGCGAACGTGATCACCGATGAGAACGGTCAAGCGTTAATTTCATATTACAACGCAGATAGACCTAACGAAATAAAACTAATAGTCGAAGGAGTTGACGGCTACAGCAGACTGGGCTTTGGTACATTAAAATATCAAGTAGAAGGGGGTCCCGTGACAGAAGGAGGTCAGTAAGGTTTTAACTGAACAATAGGTGCTAATAAGTCGTTTTTATATTTAGAATCAGCTTAACCACACACAAAACCAAAGCTTATGAGATTCTTCATCGTATTAGTAAGCTCTATCCTTCTTTCAATCACTTGCTCAGCTCAGGTAATTGAAAAGGCCCACCTCTCAACAGATAAA
It includes:
- a CDS encoding SusC/RagA family TonB-linked outer membrane protein produces the protein MKRILLTCVMLMLAGLTTVAFAQNRTVTGKVTGSDDGLPLVQVTIQLKGTFEGTPTNQDGEYRLEVPASGGTLVFSYLGYVDQEIKLVPNQSVYNVIMVPDATSLGEVVVTGVAAATPVKKLPFTVSSVGEKVIKQVPATDAGSALAGKIAGVRVQPSNVPGAGPQIQIRGASTLSGNNSPLIVLDGVLIEGSLSDINLQDIERYEVLKGASAATLFGSRAANGVIQLFSKRGDKIAPGSTQFLLRTEYGNESVYKSRNIEKARYHPFLIDPATGDFQLDNTGTAQDDPDLISDNEFPRYRDHINDLFTGSTFFTQYMRLSTRGATGNLAVSAEYQDRTGGVDFYDGNQRYNITVQSDQYIGEKLKLSSSLRFIQDEQDNVTPSIRTLTIADPSADFFAPNEEDGSPFNYNANRFSPTSEFNPFYILTNNRNERTRKRFIGSVNVKYDIVEGLTAEGRFGMDTWQDYSRQFQDIGYLANQGVPGTGSLSRGYSDFTAITSSFRLTYVTKIQDWNLRSNAFFQYEDRGGEAFSANGTNLGLAAFDRFNNVTLSPNDGLPFLGASATEENQVVANNFSLSVGGDYQDKYLFDIVVRRDGNSLFGRDNRWQTFARFSAGWRITEDFEIDGIQEAKLTGSWGQAGGLPGFFDRFERAPVINGVIQNPTVLENPLLGPNVTDELEIGLNVDFLDKFKFIASYSEQANRDQILTIPLSAVTGRSSQQQNAGTLETNTLEFTLGYDAIQKNDMNLSFNLIFDRTRAEITEFNRPRFQVGARNIWDLGNRPTEMFGRKIARSLDDLTVLPDGTVANVPGGLTPSDFKINRDGIVIVAADEFTTNEAAVYLTDEAGVQLDDILIGDAQANFNMALTTSFDYKNFSVFMLWEYQNGGDTYYQGGQWLARDRLHPIFNQGDFPEGQRKANTYLATIYNTNRTTDFWVEDATHLRLRELAVNYDLGGDQLAKIGMDKVFKNVRLSVVGRNLFLSSDYPGYDPASGGITTRTDNFAYPLVRSFNGSIALTF
- a CDS encoding 7-carboxy-7-deazaguanine synthase QueE, which gives rise to MVEKQAKLPVMEAFYTIQGEGHFSGNSAYFIRLGGCDVGCVWCDVKESWEAGKWPEQSVEEIVGNVLKSPTRLSVITGGEPLMYDLNELTSALRFSGLQTNVETSGAHPLSGDWDWICFSPKKFMKPRAEFYEVADELKVVVYNKSDFKWAEEHAARVKPDCLLYLQPEWDKSESMLPEIISYVKDNPQWKISLQTHKFMNIP
- a CDS encoding bifunctional 5,10-methylenetetrahydrofolate dehydrogenase/5,10-methenyltetrahydrofolate cyclohydrolase, with the protein product MELLDGKATAKSIKDELADKVKEIEANGGKVPHLAAVLVGEDGASKTYVNAKVKACQQIGFGSTLIHLPENTSEEEVLATVDKLNNDPEIDGFIVQVPLPKQIDEHKVVEAILPEKDVDGFHPSNLGKMLLDLPTLLPATPKGMMLLMERNGIETSGKNCVVIGRSHTVGTPISVLMSRNSSPGNATVTLCHSRTQNLAEITSQADILIVAIGREGFVTEEMVKEGAIVIDVGIHRVPSTETKSGFKLKGDVRFDEVAPKCSFITPVPGGVGPMTIASLLWNTYLASQKLI
- a CDS encoding OmpA family protein, encoding MLKAYLFLIFLFICGTLSAQNLHSKNKKALSFYKEALSLSQIGNVARAEESARLAIKKDKSFDEAILLLHQILLRKNDLEGSLGVLSQYKEELERRFSNRILIDQSKVFFEGGQYKEAKTSISKIEGEIYKFPDIEFQLISASIDFALAESSRKLDINFERLPAPLNEFQKQYFPTVTADNKLVFIVREKNGRGDENIYQSEWLGTRWKKPEQISYKINTDRNEGTASISADGSTLVYSACNIPGNIGSCDLYVSYAIGDEWSAPELLNDKVNSPDWDSQPSLSRDGKKLFFVSSRKGGVGKLDIWVSEKSIRGWGQAKNLGPQINTVYDDSSPYIYLDQKTLIFASTGRVGMGGYDLYSSTWEGGSWSLPKNLGFPINNAFDQIGYTFSPDGWAYYSSGLSNGRIEINRFKVPKAVLADNKIDYISGRVLDANSRAPLAATLQVSEDIIMTSDSLTGAFLTFLESNNSSIRVSASGYASVEFTEDELKRLPKGEVLLNPLNVGETFDFGNIYFDFNSAEIKPESEPTLNEVLTFLKANKKIVVEIGGHTDGIGGEKENLALSRDRARSVYRYFIEKGVPKENLVFAGYGEDYPLTTGNTPKEREMNRRIEFKIVNVLK